Part of the Triticum aestivum cultivar Chinese Spring chromosome 4D, IWGSC CS RefSeq v2.1, whole genome shotgun sequence genome is shown below.
TACAAGCAAGATAAATTGTTTTCTAGAGACAGAAGAGTTGTTTTGTATTGATAGAAGAGGATTGTAGGGCGCAAAAAATTTATCAAAGGCAAACTAACACAATGGTCTAAGCCGCCGAAAGAAAAttggaaaaaggaaaggaaaagagaGGATCGCACTGGCCCCAACAGAGACCTGCTGGCCCCAACATGGAGTAAGTGTTTTGGATTATTTGGCGGTGGTAGTCTTAGAGAAAATCAATGCTATGACCAATGAGCAGGAGGCTAAAAGGTGTGGAAAATCATTGTGCGACAGTGAAGCAATTATTGAATTAGTTGAAATGCATTTCGTGAAAATAATATAGTTGAAACAGTTCGAGACATACGAGACATGTTGTCAATTACATGGTTCTCGGTTGCACCCTTGTCAATTGTACCTCTAGCAACTGCATTGAGAAGAAACATATAGTTAAGGTACGTGATACAATAGAAATAACGGAGCTGAAAACCATTTACTCTCATCGCAAATAACTAACACTCAACCTTTATAGGATAAACATGCACCTGTTAGAAAGACACATAGTATAATCTAGCTTCTTTTCTTTGCATTTGTTGGAAAGACACACAATGCAACCgaaataagaaaacaaattattcTCTTCACAGAAAATAACGGTTTACTCAAATATTATAGGATAAACATGCACTCGTTAGCAGGACAAATAGTATCATCCGACTTTTTTCTTTGGGAGAGTTTATAATGTCGGCAGGGTAGGGGGAGGTTGAGGGAGCACTTGAATGAGGTTTATATGATTATAAATCGTCAAAATCATGCATGTGCCGTCCAATAATATAATTATTTGGATAGGTAAGTAGTACAACCTATCAGCCGGCCAGATCGACCGGTTTTAATTTCATGAGGGATCCATTTTTCGCGCTCTGCTATCATCTCAATCAACCAAGAAAAGTAAATTGCACGTACTACATACCTTCACGGTCTTCATCATATAATAAGAAAAAGGCATGTCGTCCTTCATGCATTATCTGGCTATGGAAAAGGGTAGTATAGGAgttttccttctttttattttgCAGGGATACAAGTTCGTGTCATTCACTGCCTCACAGAGTTCAAAAGTTGGGAATCGTAGGTGAAAGTTCTCACGGTTTCGAGTGTGAAGTCAAAACTTCCGTCCAAAGAAAAAGAGTAAGGACATGAACAACGGAACGATTGGAGTTGATGAAAGTTCATTTCCAAGTGAGAGGGAGTACTTAGGAAAAAAAATTACTGCGTTCGAGAGCTAAAATTTACCTGAAAATCGAGCTCCCAGGTTGGACACCCTCAGGTAGAAATATTAGTCCTGACATGTCAATGCTATAATAATTTGCTCAACAAAACTCAAATGTCCGTTAAGTGCAAGGCATACGTTTGTACTTTTTTAGTTCTGTGCTGCCTATGGTGTAAGatctccttttttcttttcttttctttttctgcggGTGAAGATCTCCTTTTTTTCTTTATTGGCAAATCTGTAAAGATGTCCATGTAAAATGAGAAAGGAAAACATACATGTGCACACTCTCATCGTGCCGGTACGTGCATTTCATGGGAGTGCTCTGGTCCTGTTGAAATTTTTGTTAGATCTGCCATAGTAGTGGATAAATATGTCATGTGACGAGATCTCAATCGATTGAGATTTATAAGGTGACTGAAACTTTAAAGCCTCCGGATTTGCATCCAAGGGCTGGTGTTTTACTTCCCAATTTCCCTTTGCTTTCGGCTGGATACGGGTCAACAATGGGCTGTCCAATATGGGCCTTTTAGCTACGACATGTCTATGCTAGCAATGGGTGCAGAACTTCGCTAAGATACACGTGGATGCGGGAGTTCGAGCTCGAACAGGAGGAACGGCATAGCAGTCTGTCAGGACAGCCATGGTAATTATCTGGGAAGTTCTGCCCTCGTTGTTCGAGGTGTCTGTGATCCTGCAACTTTGGAGGCCATAGCCTGTCGTAAGGCAATTTCATTGGTGGAAGACCTCCAAATCCACAACTTCATAATAGCTTCAGACTGTAAACAAGTGGTGGGTGACATTTTGAAGGGCAACCAAGGTGCTTACGGAACGATTATCAATGAAATCAAGTCTAGATCAGCTCCTTTTTCTTGTATCTGTACTCTTGAGAGTCATGATGTTAATTTCGAATCTCATAGATTAGCTAAGTTTGCTCTTACTCTAGCTCAGGGGCGTCATGTATGGCTTGGCCAGCCGCATCCAACTTTGGACTTTGATCAATACAATGTGGCTTTacctctaaaaatacttatattacTTTAACATTTCTAAAAAAAAGTATATTACTTTAACAGAAAAACTAAAACAGCAGTTTACAAAATAAAGAAAAACTAACAAATACTGAAACTAAATTTTATCTATAATCGACAGCATTTCTGGAGTACTTTTACCCTCATAAAAGAAGAAATAAGTACATGACACTTCAGTACAGCCGTAATTGTGATCaagatttgcaaaaagaaaaaacaaGGAACAGTCAACCGAGGATTAGCAAATCCTAGATTTAAAATGATGCGAAAGTGAGCCCGAATTCGGTGTATGGGCTACAATGAGTGCAATAAAATAATTTAGGGGAGAGGATTTCACTTCTAATACAACAACAGATGCTATACTTGACTGTTCTTGGAGTCCTGGCTTGTATGCCACCCAGTACTTGCTACAGTTATTAACTTTTAAGTTCAACTTACATGTATAAGTTTCATCTTACAAAGGTCCACAGTTTCACACTATATTACACATAAGAGAGGGCAAACCAAAAATGGTCCAAGCAGAGAAGTAGGTGGAAATCATCAAATGATATGTATACTCACCTACACACCAATGCCCCTGCATATTAGAGCCTGCATCTAGTGGCCCGTTTGTCGCTGCTCCCACCTAAGGTCCTCCGAGAACTCCATCATAGCAGCTCTCGGATCGCCACCTGTGACGGACAGGTAGTACTCGGCAGTTCCGTCGTCAACGTGCAAGCTCCGCCTCACCGACTCGAGAATCCGTTTGCTTCGCCTTTTTGCAGCTGCAGCGTTCGCCACGGATTCTGCGTTTCCATTCGGGTGGCCCTCGGGATAGAAGACCGCGACCTCTCTCTTTGAGTTGTGATCCATCTCAATGTAGCATGTGCTACCCAGCAGGATTTCTGGATCACTGATTGGTATCAGAAGCCTCTCCCTTGAGTAGATACCGTGGTCACTCATCATATTGTTGAACCGTTTGATATCGGTCACCTGCTTGAAACTCACAGAATATCAGATAAGGTTTGACGAAGAATAAAGAAGGTTTGCTCACACATGCACAGTACAGCTGTATAACTTTCTGAAACAGCGGAAATATTTGCCTGGAATGGTACAAATTACCAGCTTTCAGCCACTCGCAAATGAAGTAGCTGAGGATACCAATTGTTTTCAAATTTAAGTTGCATAGACAGCTTTGTCAATAACagtagtccaaaaagtctgaacaTGTGTGTGGTCAATGTTTTAGATTACCTCTATATCAGCATCATTGAAGATAAAAAAAGGGTTATTAGCTGAAGGTGCATGGGCATTCTACAGCCTTGCCTTACTATCAATTGTGGCAACATTATGGAAACCAAACCTCAAGAGCTAGCTCAATTACTTTGAGACCTAACAAAGTAAGCCACTACAGCCGTACTATCGATTAGAACATTCAACATTTAAATTGATACAGCCGAGCAACGAGTATTGGCAGAACTATGGAAGCAGTGTATCTATTCTATCATCAAACGTTGTATCATGAGCATTATCAGATAGCCAACGATTAAAACGTGATGAGCTATGCCAACAACAACGGTGGTGAGTTCTGCGACAGTGAAAACGTTGACTGTTCTTCATGATCAGAAATTATTGTGGTGGCTTGCAACTTTTCTTCATTTTACCTTAAGACTATCTGTTAAGCAATCACTCATGACTTCCATAGTTCTAGTTCAAGTTCCAAGAAATCTATGTCGTGATAAGAACTAAGAAGACATAGTCTCGCGTCATACATGTTTGCAGTATTCGATATTATGGGATTTGATACTAGTACGGAATCTGCCAAATTCAGTATGGGTTGGTGCTGCTTCAGAAACCAGAGCAACACAAGGTACGATTCAGCTAACAACGACAGCTGAAGACTAAGCTTTAGACGGGGAGGGCAGATGATACCTGGACGGAATACTTAAGCGCGACGCCGGGGACGGTGTCCCCGCGCCGGACGGTGTGCGAGAGCGCGaagcgggcgagggaggcggcgcgccAGAAGGCCCTGGTGGCCGGGTCGCCGAGGACGCGGCGCACGCCCCAGGGCGCGCGGAAGGCGGCCTCCAGCACGGCGCGGTCGGAGGCGACGGCGCGCCAGAGGCGGCAGACGCAGGCCGCCCGCGCGACGTCCGCgggcgggagccggtgcaggaccGCCCGCAGGAGGTCGCCCGGGAAGTCGCCGCCGCTCATCGGGGACGGCGCCTCCGGATCGGGttcggcgggggaggaggcggggaGGGCGTGGTCTCCGGCGCGGCCGCTCATGGCGATCGGGAGGAGGTGGAGGATCGCGCGGGTGGATGGGGGAAGGAGGCGAGGCGGCGTGTGCGGACGGGGGAAGAAGGCAAGGCAGGGGAAATGGAGAGATGTGGTTGGCGCGCAAGAGCGGTGCGTGCACAGCTCGCGGACCGCACCACAGCAGCCCGGCGTTGCACCGCAGAATTCCTCCACGCCTTGTGTTATCTTTTTCTTTGCCAAGGATAAAGCGGATTTTATTTCGTCTTCCTTGCCCGGCTTTTTTTCTGTTAggatttaaattaattctgttattaGAGATAATCTCACTTGTGTAAACGGACGTCGGTTGCCGCAGGCACCCGTTCGACATTCCCACGACCCCACGATCGGACGCATCCGTTCGTGGCGACGATTTCCTATGTATATAATCCTCATGGATCATCAATGAAACCGACTGTTCGATCAGATCATTTTTTTACACGTTATCAGCACTTGCCTCTGCACAGAGCACGCATAGGCAAATCACGCCGGCGACAGTCGCCGAAAAAGAGAACCAAAAgggaagaaaggaaaagaaaacttCGAGAAACAATCCAATGAAGGAGGAAATTTGTTTAGTGGACAGTGGTGCCTCTAACACAACTCTAAGGGAAGTTAAATACTTCCGAAGTCTCAAAAAGAGTAAGGGAAGTGTTATGACAATTGATGGTCATGACACGGTAATTGTTGATTCTGGTCAAGCCACATTTACACTCCCGAATGGTACAAAACTTGAAATCCAGGAGGCTTTATTGTATCCGGATTCAACTCGTACCCTGTTGAGTTTTAAGGATATCCGCATGAATGGCTACCACACTGAAACTCATGAAGACAATGCGGTTGAAAGCCTGGTCATAACTCAACAGAAGGGAACCGACAAGGAAACCCTTGAGAGACTGCCTGCTCTATCTTCTGGATTGTATTACACATACATGAAGCCAGAGCAACATTTGGCATACAAAATAATTTTTCAGaatcttgacaagttcaagatatgGCATGATCGCCTGGGTCATCCTAGTGTGgggatgatgagaaaaattattgATGGTTCAACTGGACACAACATAACGGTTGCTAATTTCCCCAAATCCTCGGATTTTGTATGCACTGCATGTGCAACTGGGAAATTAATCACAAGACCTTCATATCTGAAGATCAAGAATGAACCACTTAATTTTCTTGAACGCATTCAAGGAGATATATGTGGTCCAATTCAACCGTTATCAGGGACCATTTAGATATTTTATGGTGCTCATTGATGCATCAACAAGATGGTCCAATGTGTGTCTATTATCAACAAGGAACCATGCTTTTGCAAAGCTGATCGCTCAAATCATTAAACTGAGGGCAAATCATCCTGAACACAGGATAAAATCCATCAGAATGGATAATGCTGCTGAATTTAGTTCACGAGCATTCAACGATTACTGCCTAGCTTTGGGCATAACTGTGGAGCATTATGTACCATATGTACACACAAAATGGTCTTGCGGAATCACTTATCAAGAGGATCAAGTTGATAGCAAGACCATTCCTACAGAACTGTAATCTTCCAACATCTTGTTGGGGACATGCGGTATTGCATGCCGCGGAGTTGATACAAATTCGACCAACTGCATATCATACGGCCTCCCCGTTGCAGTTAGTACGTGGAAATCAACCAAGTATTTCCCATCTTCGAAGATTCGGTTGCGCTGT
Proteins encoded:
- the LOC123095799 gene encoding F-box protein At1g55000 produces the protein MSGRAGDHALPASSPAEPDPEAPSPMSGGDFPGDLLRAVLHRLPPADVARAACVCRLWRAVASDRAVLEAAFRAPWGVRRVLGDPATRAFWRAASLARFALSHTVRRGDTVPGVALKYSVQVTDIKRFNNMMSDHGIYSRERLLIPISDPEILLGSTCYIEMDHNSKREVAVFYPEGHPNGNAESVANAAAAKRRSKRILESVRRSLHVDDGTAEYYLSVTGGDPRAAMMEFSEDLRWEQRQTGH